One Papaver somniferum cultivar HN1 unplaced genomic scaffold, ASM357369v1 unplaced-scaffold_76, whole genome shotgun sequence genomic window, atattttgcatgtgtaacttttattTACATAGGCAATTGGCAAATCAGTGGTGagattttgcatgtgtaacttctagttacacagtcAATTGGCAAGTTAGTGGTGATATTttcaatgtgtaacttatagttacacatgcacctTTTTGTAAAGTTACACATTCACAAGCATTACATATAATCAAAACATGAGATTTCAAATGTGTAAATTATAGTTACACATCCCCTTGGCAAGTCAGTTGTgagattttgaatttgtaacttatagttatataggctcatttgtatgtgtaattccaagttacacactcaatatacaaaccacaatACAGTCAGTGATtagattttgaatgtgtaactttaagttacacatgctatatcACAAAAGAATGTTTTCACTAACATTATATCATCACAAAACATACACCCCAATATTAAATGGCATCTTAAAGGGAAAGAATCATAATACCTGTTAATGCAGGATCTTCTTCAGGGGGATTCCTTCTTCCCCTCGGCATTTGAATATAAATTAGTTGATTATCGCCTAATCTGAATCTACAGTGCGATTTGTCAGAATATAAATCAGTTGATTTCAAATCATGAAACCTAAATCAGTCAAACTTagttgtgaaaccctaattttcaaaaataaTCACAATATCAAGAGATTTTTGAAATCAAAACATCAATCATGATGAATCGAAACATGTGAAAGCAGAAATCGAAACCTAAAACCAAAGAATAACAGATCGATAACAAAAGAGAGAAAACTGACCTTTCTTCCTTCTTTCTTCTCAGCAAACAGATCGATAAACTACTGTATCTTCCTAGGTTTTTTGGTTCTTGTTTTTTGCCTGGtttaaacaagaagaagaagaaaagattaaatcccaatcaacagtttcatCGAAAATTAGtaaacaggaagaagaagaaaagattaaacaggaagaagaagattgatcGAAAACCTACCTGTTTTTGGTTTTCGTTTGTTCGatctgcaaaaaaaattctctgcAATTCTTCCAGAGTTTCTTAGGTGAGATCCggtttctctctcctaaaatgaaaatgaatgtgTCTGTTTGAGAGAAAACCTAGGTTAGATAGTTATATAGTGAAGGTTATTCTGGTCATTTCGACCtctattaaaattatttttaattcgGGACCTGATTTTAAAACTCTGTTAACTAGGggtctcatattatgggttatccatggattGGGCCTTAGTCTAATTTTTCGTTTGTAAAATTATTGTATAAATTCGTGTCATCTGAGCTTAAAACTGGTCAGCCTAAGTatcgttttttatttttcttcaaaagttttagtttttcttcaaaaaaacaaaaaaaaaaaaaaaaaaaaaagtatgtggaCCATTGGCAATCTCCCTATGGCTACATGGGTGCGCTGGCTGTTATGCAGCTAAGTATTTACTTAGCTTGACCGAGCTTGACACAGTTTGACTTGACTCGACTACACACCCTTTCCCAATTTTTCTTTAAAGCTTAAATGGGGCCAATAGAAGTTGCATCAGGAATTAAGGAACGACAGTTAGGGTTTTCTTAGTGTATGAAGCAGATATGGAGGTTACGAAAATAAAGATCGTTTGAGCTTCAAATTCAAGTTAGTACATGGTTTGATCCAACTGAGGTATATTCTGGATTCCCAAGATTAGAATCTGTTGATTTACATTATTTACTGTTCAAGAGATGAATCCAATTTCTACTTGCATGAATCCTCATGAGAATCCATCATCACTCTCTCTTGTAGTTAGCAGTGTCGATATCTTGATACAGATTTTGTCGCGTTTACCGATTAAAATTCTGCTTGAGTTCAAACTCGTGTCCAAAAAATGGCGTTCCATTATATCTGATCCATTTTTTGCTAGGGAACATTTGTTAAAAACATTTGATAATTGTGATGGGTAAATCTAGAATTATCTAGATAGCTAACTATAACTCCCATGGGCTTATCTCAATGCATAGGCCCAGTCTAgagatatctagactcttctaAGATAAAAAGAGTGCAAGCCCATTCTAGAGTCTTCTAAGACATTTTCCATCATgtgtatctagagaattctttctctagaatgATCTAGGTCAATTAGCTCTAGAGATTTCCAAGTCTAGAGTATTCTTAGTAGTTGGTCATGAAGTAGTATAAATAGAAGCAAATGTTGGCCTTTGTGGTCATCCACAACTCAAGTGAGTGAGTAAGTagtaagagtgagagctagagtttagagtaagagccaaagtgcctctttgtaaacaactagtgtaagccaaagttgctacacaagcctcttgtaatattttcattttcatattaatataagcctcacctttcaattaaccaacctctcttcctaaattcatttccataaacccatcacatttccgcattgcgccaacaaatttggtatcagagcaaacctaacccagtaatcctaaaactctacccatggcaattaaccaaagtattcaaggtttcaattatgcccaaagtctaattccaatttttgatggtgagagttatgattattggagtttacaaatgaaaacattattcatttcacaagacttatgggattttgtagaagatggttataaggtacccgagtcggcagaagctctatcgtcatggacggatgcagagaaaaaggagtacaaggaaaacaagaagaaggatgctaaagcactactatttctacaacaaggggtaagcaaaactatttttcctcgaatttcggtggcgaaaacttcgaaggaggcctggaatattctcaaagtagcattccaaggatcagaaaaggtaatctccattaaactacaaaacttatggcgagattttgataatctacttatgaaagaaaatgaaactatccagaatttcttttcaagagttactggtatagtaaatcaaattagtagttatggagataccatagaaaataaaagagttgtagaaaagattttaaggagctcaccgttcaaattcgatcacatcgtcgctgccattgaagagtccaaaaatttatcgactctctcggtacacgaattaatgggttcactcgaggcgcacgagaaaaggataaataggttcgcggagcaaccattggagcaggcatttcaatcaaaaataaatttcagtgagaagaaaaatacagaagccagaaaagaaagctccagagggggatcgtcatccaactcgcagtacgagaaagggtcgacgtcaactcaaggacccagaaatttctaccgcggacgaggaagaggaaaaggaggttatagaaacaacaaccaaaggtacggaaaaaattactcctcaaatctccgatgcagtgtttgcaaaaagtttggccatgcaactgaaaattgcaagtacaagtgcaccaaatgtgataacttaaatcacatggaaaaagattgttggcttaaaAATAATGAAGCCaactattccgagaaaaatgattctcaaaatcaagtattttattcctgcctcacctcgcaacaagaagagcaaggtatatggtatgtcgacagcggatgcagcagccatatgacaggaaacaaagaatatttcgtaaaattggaggagcaagagattccaccggtcaagctcggagatggaaagttccagaatgttgaaggaagaggagtcatatccgtacgtacaaggtcaggtataactcgatacatatctgatgttctttatgttcctggcctagctcaaaatttattaagtgttggacaacttataagaaaggggtactcactacatttcgaagacggagaatgcacaatttatgataaaattaacaagcaattggtggcaaaagtaaaaatgtcaggaaattttgtctttcccttatctatgccatcaattgaaaattgtgcaatgagtaccaaccatattgacgaaggaaagctatggcatttgagatacgggcatctcaactacagatccttaaaggttctgaaatcaaaaggcatggtaattggtcttcccaatatcgacggtggagataaagtatgtgaaggttgtattcttgggAAGTTTCACAGACTTCCATTTACCAagacatcgtggagagcaagaaggcccctcgaattggtgcacgctgatatctgcggtccgacaagaacaacttcactcaacaacagaagatattttctcttattcgtggacgattataccagaatgatgtgggtgtacattctcgagcaaaagtctgaggcattcactaaattcctagaattcaaggcgctggcagagaagcaaagtggccatcaattgaaagtcttccgtacagaccgtggtggagaatttacttcaaaagagtttatcaactactgcaaagaaaatagaattaaaaaggagctcactgtccgatacactccacaacaaaacggtgtcgcggaaaggaaaaatcgtacgatcgtggaaatggctcgcagtatggtaaaagcaaggaagctacccaacacctactgggcggaagcagtcaacacagcagtctacatccttaatcgctctccaacaaaagcggttcacaacaaaactccatacgaggcgtggcataagaaaaagcccgaggtaacttctttcagaatttttggttgcgtagcatactcacatattccatcccaacatagagaaaaatTCGATGGAAAAGGAGAAAAGTTAATATTCATCGGATACAGCGAAgagtctaaagcctatagacttTTAAAGCCAGAAACAAAGGAACTAGTGATTTCAAGAGATGTTATCTTCgatgaattcaaagcttgggattggaatgatgaaaCAGACAACCACGAGTTACCACTACTCATTGAAGATGAGCCAGATAAGCCACGCCAGGAAGAaagtactccaccagcaagcccgagatctcctagtccaacacgacaaagtccaagttcatcaGAATCAAGTGCAAGTGCCCCACCaagaaaggtgcgttccctaagagatatatatgatatatctaattgtgcatttatagcactagagcctaaaaaatatgaggaagcggcgAAGGAAGAAAAATGGAGATATGCTATGGAtgaagaaatgcgagtaatcgataaaaataagacatgggagcttgtTAATCAGCCAAATgacaaagaaataattggtctgaaatgggtctacaagacaaaatacAACGAAGATGGTTCGATTCAGAAGcacaaggcaaggctagttgcaaaaggatattcacAGCAACCAGGAATCGACTACAACGAaacattcgccccagtcgctcgcatggaaacaatccggatggtgttagctttggcagctcaactaaaaatgaaggtctaccaattggacgtaaagtcggcgttcttaaacggagaacttgaagaagaggtgtacgttgaacaacctcaaggatatgtccgaaaaggaaaagaaaacatggtttatcgtctccgcaaagcactatatggcctcaagcaagcaccgcgtgcatggaacaacaaaatcgacaagtatttccgagataatggatttgaaaagagtccaagtgagccatcccTCTACATAAGAAAACAAGGTACGGATTTCCTAATCGTCTgtctctatgttgatgatttaatttacgccagcacaaaacaagacatggcagaaaaatttaagaaggagatgatgaaagaatatgagatgacagacttaggacttatgcgatattttcttgggattcaagtaaaacaatctccagaagaaatattcatttctcaagaaaaatatgcggaagacttactgaaaaggttcaacatgatggattgcaaaccaattgcaactccaatgggtaccaatgagaaattggtaaaaaatgatggagcgacaaaagttgatccaaccttattcagaagtctagtcggctcactgatctacttaacaaatacaagaccagacatcgtcaatgcaactagtattgtttctcggtttatgagcgatccaagcaagttacactatgcagccgcaaagagaattcttcggtatatcaagggaacgaaggattttggcatcaagtatacaagagaaaaagataatgatttaattggcttcacagatagcgattgggcaggttctattgaagaccgaaagagcacatcaggctatgttttctgtatgggaacaaaagttatctcttggagttctaaaaagcAAAGCACTGTGGCAttatcgtcagccgaagcagagtacatagcatcaacaagtgcagcatgtgaagcggtatggttaagaagaataatgaccgacctacaacaaaagCAAAAAGAACCAACAACTATatactgtgacaatatgtctacaattgcaatgacaaaaaatccagtgttccacggacggacgaagcatatagagctACGACATCACTTCATCAGAGAGTTAGTAGAGAACAAGGAAATCGAGCTCCAATTCTGTCCGACGCAAGAACAAAATGCGGACATTTTCACAAAAGCAGTCACGGTggataaattcaatcattttagagaTAAGCTCAACATCacaattaagagggggtgttaaaaaCATTTGATAATTGTGATGGGTAAATCTAGAATTATCTAGATAGCTAACTATAACTCCCATGGGCTTATCTCAATGCATAGGCCCAGTCTAgagatatctagactcttctaAGATAAAAAGAGTGCAAGCCCATTCTAGAGTCTTCTAAGACATTTTCCATCATgtgtatctagagaattctttctctagaatgATCTAGGTCAATTAGCTCTAGAGATTTCCAAGTCTAGAGTATTCTTAGTAGTTGGTCATGAAGTAGTATAAATAGAAGCAAATGTTGGCCTTTGTGGTCATCCACAACTCAAGTGAGTGAGTAAGTagtaagagtgagagctagagtttagagtaagagccaaagtgcctctttgtaaacaactagtgtaagccaaagttgctacacaagcctcttgtaatattttcattttcatattaatataagcctcacctttcaattaaccaacctctcttcctaaattcatttccataaacccatcacatttccgcattgcgccaacaacaTTGTCATCAATACCCACATTCAGTCAATGGACTAATTTTACATACAAATCAACCGAAACTGGAATTCGTTTCGCTAGATGGGTCCTCCTCATCCGCTGCCCCttttgaaaccctagattttattCAGGATCCCAAAGGTATAAGAATTGAACAATCTTGCAATGGTCTTATGTGTTGTAGCAGCATTAGAGCCAGTTTCTTGGAGCGCACCTATTACGTTTTCAATCCATTTGCAAAACAATTTCGGTCTATTGTGAGTGGATCTCAGGGAAAGGAAAAGGGTTTTGTTGTGTTTTCTAGTGTCAGCTTGGCTTATGATCCACGCAATTCACCCCACTACAAAGTTGTTTGCATTTGGTTCACTAAACAACCCGAAGATTCTGATACCAATGTGGATCTTCAATTGGAGATATACTCATCTGAAACTGCTACTTGGAAGCTTTCTGGAGATGTTTTTTCTGCACCTCGTCGTAGCTTCCTCTATAAAAGTGGAGTATTCTGGAAAGGTTCGTTGCACTGGATTGACCCATCGATAGAAGGGAATTCTTTTTGTTTCAATGTTGATCAAGAATTAAGAATGAAAATGCCAGACTACCGTTCTGTTCCTAGTGTAGAGGATAAAATGATGGTTAAATTCTTCGGGGAGTGTAGGGGTCACTTGCATCTAATTGTCAGTCCTGCTTCACTTTCTAGTTTTGAAGTCTTGGAAATGGAGACGGACTACATGGGATGGAATGTAAAATATCACGTTTCTCCCCAAGAATTGATAATTTTGTATCCACGGCCCCCTGCCTTTGATGTATTGCTGGTAGAGGAAGTAGAATGCAATTCGTCTAAGGTGGTTTTACTAATCCAAGATAAAGTTTTTTCTTATGATATACAGGACAAGAGCTTCAAGGAAATTCATAGACTGGCACCAGGTCATTCAAACCAGTTTGGTCGATCTAATTTTTCTTTTCAGTACATTCAGACACTCGCTTGTGTTTGATTGTTTATTTTCAGGCTTAGGGGTGTTCCCTATATTATGTTTTTATCTCGTACGAATTAGAGAAGGTGCTTGTTGAACTTTACGTGCAGGGGTGCTATTTCCTGATTAACCTTGTACTCTTTGCGAATATTGTATTGCTTTTAAGGTTGCAAAGAAATGTTCAGAAATTGGTACACTGATGGTTGTTGTTGATGTGAACAAGCACATCTAGTTATTTGTTCTGTGTGAATTTTATCTTTTGCTTACTATCTTCATGAGTGCTAGTTGTTGCATTAGCATTTGAATTTTCTTATTTGAGGTTTGTATTACCGTCTGTGCATAAGTGATTATTGTTAATTCAGGAATTTTCAGTGGATGCTATTATGAAATCAAATGTGAACCTTGCCGAATAAAGCATGTATTCTCCAGTCCATTTCTGCTCTCTTGCAGGTCTCCACTTGGGGCCAATGTGTTAAACAGCCCCACTATAACCAGAAATTGACCTCCATTATGCAGTAGAGTGTAAATACTAAATACTATGTAAAATTACATCCAAGTGAATCATTAGCAATCTTTCGGTTTCCGCCTCTATTCTTAGGATTGAAACTACAAGGCAGAACATGTGGTTCACAGAGGCCATCCTGTGAAAGACTGAAATATCTTCTCAACTCTGATGGCTCAAAATCGGAGTTTGGAGAAGTTGCTGGTGTTTCTGGGAGgggacaacacagtagtgattttgTTGACAGAACAGAAGCTGGCTTCTTTAGATGAAACAAAGAAAACATTTAACCCCTGGCTTCTTTAGTACCAAAAAGATAAAATTTATTCATCAACCATTCTCAGATCAGAAACTTTTTGTTTCTGATTCATTGAACTAAGTTTATAATAAGGGCCTGAAAAACCAAAGTTTTGAAGGAAGGTAAACTAACTAACTTGAAGAAATGAAACTTTATACATGATAATCGAATCCTACAGTTTCGCAGTTGCAAAAACCGAATATACAGATAATACGTAGGTGTGGTGGAATGCGTGGGAAATTTGTCTCAGGCCATCGTTGTGATGCTTCGCATCCGATCAACTTCTGAACTTTCTATACAAAAATCACGAATAGGGCTTGCTTGACCCCTCTGTTCACGGAAACGGGCATCTTGGGTTACAGGGTTACTAGAACGGATAGGAGGAGAACCTGAGTAAAATGGCGGGGATGCCTGCTGGAAGCAAAAAGCACGGTTAGCCAACACAACTCTGGTTACGAAACatagaaataaataaaaagggGTAGCGGATAACAAACCTTGCCCGCAAAGATATGTGGAAGCTGACCTGCTATGTTTTGGTCGGCATACTCCCCCCCACAAGGCCTGAAGTCGCATTATTATTCATATGAATTTACAGTGAGATGTAATGACAATAAGAAGTGAAGTGCATTCAGAGCATAAAGAAGGGAGAGTTCTATTCTAGCATTTACAATCAATAGAATCAATTACTAACTAAACTTCCTGTCACCTCTTCTAAGTTGTTACAAAGGGAAAATCGGCATGACCATCTGCATTGTTTACCGGTAGTTCGGTGGCTTTGGAAACTGTTGTTGCTTTGAACAAATCAGCTTTATATATATTTTGACCAATATAGAAGCTCAAGCCCTTAAATTACACTGAGTTCTGACAGATTACAAGTTATGTACCTAACTATTGATAACGTCATCTACTACTACTAGCCTCTAGGCCATAATTCAAGCAAGAATTCTCCTAATCAGGTGTAAAGAGATAACTAAGAAATACTACTGGGTGTCTGGGTGCATTTATACTAGGTGTAACCAGCACCATTTTGATATTAAAGAAAAACAGTTTTAGCAATGCAACTATTCAGCCAATGTGAGTTGTATTCGAGATAATGTAGACTTCACTTAACAGTAAAAGTGTAATTATATATTGCAAAGACATTTCAAGCAATAAAACAAGTAGGCATGATTTAGTAACAGAGAAAAAAGTATAGTCCGACGAACCTTATATTTTGTCTCTGTGGTTTGGGACACATGACTGCTTCATTCCTGTTTCGACATTTCTCCACCATAAACGCTGTCCGAACTTTTCTCATCTCAATCATCTCAGCCACTAAATTTCTCTCGTTTGTTCTCAATCCTCCTAGACATAATAAATTCACAAGACCAAAGGACAAACATCAGGGCACTACAATATACATGACTTGTTTATGCAGAGATGTGCAACTTAAAAAGAAAACCCCTTCTGTTAGCGTGTCGTTAGCA contains:
- the LOC113344426 gene encoding F-box protein At5g07610-like; its protein translation is MNPISTCMNPHENPSSLSLVVSSVDILIQILSRLPIKILLEFKLVSKKWRSIISDPFFAREHCHQYPHSVNGLILHTNQPKLEFVSLDGSSSSAAPFETLDFIQDPKGIRIEQSCNGLMCCSSIRASFLERTYYVFNPFAKQFRSIVSGSQGKEKGFVVFSSVSLAYDPRNSPHYKVVCIWFTKQPEDSDTNVDLQLEIYSSETATWKLSGDVFSAPRRSFLYKSGVFWKGSLHWIDPSIEGNSFCFNVDQELRMKMPDYRSVPSVEDKMMVKFFGECRGHLHLIVSPASLSSFEVLEMETDYMGWNVKYHVSPQELIILYPRPPAFDVLLVEEVECNSSKVVLLIQDKVFSYDIQDKSFKEIHRLAPGHSNQFGRSNFSFQYIQTLACV
- the LOC113344427 gene encoding uncharacterized protein LOC113344427 isoform X2; protein product: MKNWRNSVDNNQGGLRTNERNLVAEMIEMRKVRTAFMVEKCRNRNEAVMCPKPQRQNIRPCGGEYADQNIAGQLPHIFAGKASPPFYSGSPPIRSSNPVTQDARFREQRGQASPIRDFCIESSEVDRMRSITTMA
- the LOC113344427 gene encoding uncharacterized protein LOC113344427 isoform X1 translates to MKNWRNSVDNNQGGLRTNERNLVAEMIEMRKVRTAFMVEKCRNRNEAVMCPKPQRQNIRPCGGEYADQNIAGQLPHIFAGKQASPPFYSGSPPIRSSNPVTQDARFREQRGQASPIRDFCIESSEVDRMRSITTMA